The following proteins are co-located in the Microcystis wesenbergii NRERC-220 genome:
- a CDS encoding class I SAM-dependent methyltransferase, which translates to MERILEPEVMDDREEAIEYDAMDFTEVNTNFAKEAVQLAGINARVLDVGTGTARIPIMISQLRPQWQIIAIDLADSMLEIGQKNILNANCQEKIKLEKVDGKTLPYQSEQFDLVISNSLIHHLENPLPFLREIKRVLKPNGGIFLRDLFRPDSEEIIQGMVREIDPNFSPRQAQLFQDSLRAAFTLAEIADLIQQSGLKNIKIYQSSNRHWTAIKTSKN; encoded by the coding sequence ATGGAAAGAATTTTAGAACCAGAAGTAATGGATGATCGGGAAGAAGCGATCGAATATGATGCCATGGACTTCACCGAAGTTAATACTAATTTCGCTAAAGAAGCTGTACAATTGGCCGGTATTAATGCTAGGGTATTAGATGTGGGAACCGGTACTGCACGCATTCCGATTATGATCAGTCAACTACGTCCCCAATGGCAAATTATCGCTATTGATCTGGCCGATTCTATGTTAGAAATTGGTCAAAAAAATATCCTTAATGCTAACTGTCAAGAAAAGATCAAATTGGAAAAAGTTGATGGAAAAACCCTTCCCTACCAATCCGAGCAATTTGATTTAGTTATTTCTAATAGTTTAATCCACCATCTCGAAAATCCTCTGCCTTTTTTACGCGAAATTAAGCGAGTTTTAAAACCGAATGGGGGCATTTTTTTAAGAGATTTATTCCGTCCTGATTCCGAGGAAATAATCCAGGGGATGGTGAGGGAAATCGATCCTAATTTTTCTCCCCGACAAGCGCAACTATTTCAAGACTCGCTGCGAGCGGCTTTTACCCTAGCAGAAATTGCCGATTTAATCCAGCAGTCGGGATTAAAAAATATTAAAATTTATCAGTCTTCTAATCGTCATTGGACAGCCATAAAAACAAGTAAAAACTAA
- a CDS encoding DUF6671 family protein, with protein MFQEKMFQDRIAILGTMHGKERVIAPILAQEIGLKVIVPDNFDTDRFGTFTRDIKRIGTQIETARSKAQEAIDLSGYDIGIASEGSFYSHPNLPLVSCNRELILLLDRVHNLEIIGQAIVTETNHAHQTVTNLAAALEFAEKIGFPSHGLVVMFDKNSLDSEHIFKGITDQKNLVKIVEDILDKNGKVHLETDMRAMHNPTRMKAIVAATANLVQKLNQLCPNCGCPGFDIIERKAGLPCGLCHFPTSLIKLELYGCQRCDYREEKLFPNGQKTADPMYCEYCNP; from the coding sequence ATGTTTCAAGAAAAGATGTTTCAAGATCGGATAGCAATTTTAGGGACTATGCACGGAAAAGAGCGGGTGATTGCACCGATTTTAGCGCAAGAAATAGGCCTTAAGGTGATTGTACCCGATAATTTTGATACCGATCGCTTTGGCACTTTTACCCGGGATATTAAGCGCATCGGGACACAAATTGAAACCGCTCGCAGCAAGGCACAAGAAGCGATCGATCTGTCGGGATACGATATTGGAATTGCTAGTGAGGGTAGTTTTTATTCCCATCCCAACTTGCCGCTAGTTTCCTGTAATCGTGAATTGATTTTATTGCTCGATCGAGTCCATAATCTAGAAATAATTGGTCAAGCAATAGTCACGGAAACTAATCACGCTCACCAAACTGTCACTAATCTAGCAGCTGCTTTAGAATTTGCCGAAAAAATCGGGTTTCCTAGTCATGGTTTAGTGGTGATGTTTGATAAAAATTCTCTCGACTCTGAGCATATTTTTAAGGGAATTACTGACCAGAAAAATTTAGTTAAAATTGTTGAAGATATTCTTGACAAAAACGGCAAAGTACACCTAGAAACCGATATGCGCGCTATGCACAATCCCACGCGGATGAAAGCAATTGTTGCCGCGACAGCAAATCTTGTTCAAAAACTTAATCAATTATGTCCTAATTGTGGTTGTCCGGGGTTTGATATTATCGAAAGAAAAGCGGGTTTACCCTGTGGTTTATGTCACTTTCCCACCTCTTTAATTAAACTGGAACTATACGGTTGTCAAAGGTGTGATTATCGAGAGGAAAAACTCTTTCCCAACGGTCAAAAAACTGCCGATCCAATGTATTGTGAATATTGTAATCCTTAA
- a CDS encoding S1 RNA-binding domain-containing protein → MDDFAKALDQYDYQFEKGQIVRGRVDQHTSDGAYIDIGGKSSAFISLREISLENVTSITEALPIGAEFDFLITRGQDAEGQVTLSLRQLLLQKAWENVREISESGKSVQLRVTGVNKGGVTGEVEGLKGFIPRSHLIEKNDLDSLIGQLLTATFIQIDQENNKLVLSQREIARANAISQLAVGKLLSGTVVKLQPYGVFVDCGGVTGLLHAKQVTGASFNSPMTFFKVGQAIQVVVAEIDEYKNRISLSTKILEAHPGEILENFAEVMETAAERLQQAQGKTPET, encoded by the coding sequence ATGGACGATTTTGCCAAAGCTCTTGATCAATACGATTATCAATTTGAAAAAGGGCAGATCGTGCGCGGGAGAGTCGATCAACACACCTCCGATGGAGCATACATCGATATTGGCGGCAAATCCTCCGCTTTTATTTCTTTAAGGGAAATTTCCCTGGAAAATGTTACTTCCATTACCGAAGCTTTACCCATAGGTGCAGAATTCGATTTTCTGATTACCCGTGGACAGGATGCAGAAGGACAAGTAACCCTGTCTCTGCGGCAATTATTACTGCAAAAAGCTTGGGAAAATGTCAGGGAAATCTCTGAAAGTGGCAAGTCGGTGCAGCTGCGCGTCACGGGGGTGAATAAGGGGGGAGTGACGGGGGAGGTGGAAGGATTAAAAGGATTTATCCCTCGCTCCCATTTAATCGAAAAAAATGATTTAGATTCCCTGATCGGACAACTTTTAACCGCAACTTTTATTCAAATCGACCAAGAAAATAATAAATTAGTTTTATCTCAACGAGAAATTGCTCGCGCTAACGCTATCAGTCAATTAGCTGTGGGTAAATTATTAAGTGGCACCGTGGTTAAATTACAACCCTACGGTGTTTTTGTCGATTGCGGTGGAGTGACGGGATTACTCCATGCTAAACAGGTGACGGGAGCCTCTTTTAATTCTCCCATGACTTTCTTTAAAGTTGGTCAAGCAATTCAAGTGGTAGTCGCGGAAATTGACGAATATAAAAATCGCATTTCCCTATCCACAAAAATCCTCGAAGCGCACCCCGGCGAAATTCTCGAAAACTTTGCAGAAGTCATGGAAACAGCAGCAGAAAGATTACAACAAGCTCAGGGAAAAACCCCAGAAACTTAG
- a CDS encoding dienelactone hydrolase family protein has protein sequence MTINTQTVTIPNKDIDIDAYLAIPDRVGIYPAIIVIQEIFGVNDHIRDVTRRIAQEGYIAIAPAIYQRFAPGFETGYSMADIEIGRQYKEQTKAAELISDIQATIDYLYSLPQVQKTGVGTIGFCFGGHVVYLVSTLEDIKVTASFYGAGITTGTPGGGQATVKVTPQIKGTIYAFFGMLDTSIPQKQVDEIENALTRYQIPHRVFRYENADHGFFCDQRASYNAKAAKSAWNHVLELFSLLKS, from the coding sequence ATGACTATTAATACGCAAACTGTTACGATTCCTAACAAAGATATTGACATAGATGCCTATTTAGCCATTCCCGATCGAGTGGGAATTTATCCAGCAATTATCGTGATTCAGGAAATATTTGGCGTAAACGACCATATTCGCGATGTCACGCGCAGAATCGCCCAAGAAGGCTATATAGCGATCGCTCCTGCCATTTATCAGCGATTCGCTCCGGGTTTTGAAACGGGGTACAGTATGGCAGATATCGAAATCGGTCGTCAGTACAAAGAACAAACCAAAGCAGCCGAATTAATCAGCGATATCCAAGCCACCATCGATTATCTTTATAGTTTGCCACAGGTGCAAAAAACCGGTGTCGGCACGATCGGTTTTTGTTTTGGTGGTCATGTGGTTTATCTTGTCTCCACTCTAGAGGATATCAAAGTTACTGCCTCTTTTTACGGTGCGGGAATCACCACGGGAACCCCAGGCGGTGGCCAAGCGACAGTGAAGGTGACTCCCCAAATCAAGGGGACAATCTACGCATTTTTCGGGATGTTAGATACCAGTATTCCTCAAAAGCAAGTGGATGAGATAGAAAACGCATTAACCCGTTATCAGATTCCTCATCGAGTTTTCCGCTATGAAAACGCCGACCATGGCTTTTTCTGCGACCAAAGAGCTAGTTATAATGCTAAGGCGGCCAAATCTGCCTGGAATCATGTGCTAGAGTTATTTAGCCTTCTTAAATCTTAA
- a CDS encoding Cof-type HAD-IIB family hydrolase, giving the protein MDIRLIVVDVDGTIAGDNNQVNPAVVQAVSAVQKKGIPVAIGTGRMYRSALRFHQRLKSSLPLIAYNGAWIQDPVSQVHHRHTPISPDLALDLLDYLEQPQWKEKISLNFYMDDVLYVRQLNAETEFYRQRSGIIAEAVGDLRKVAHKTTKILAMGEDKQFIAEIWQHLQQRYQNQDLYFTQSSPTFFEVTHVEATKGSATQFLAEDILGLQPQNVMAIGDNFNDVSMLTYAGVGVAMGNAPQAVKDQADWVAPSVDLNGVAAALAKFVLI; this is encoded by the coding sequence GTGGATATTCGCTTAATCGTTGTCGATGTGGATGGAACGATCGCCGGTGATAACAATCAGGTTAATCCGGCTGTGGTGCAAGCTGTCTCGGCCGTCCAAAAAAAGGGAATTCCCGTCGCTATTGGCACTGGCAGGATGTACCGTTCGGCTTTACGCTTTCATCAACGCCTTAAATCGAGTTTACCTTTAATTGCTTACAATGGCGCTTGGATTCAAGACCCTGTTTCCCAAGTTCACCATCGACATACTCCCATTTCCCCCGACTTAGCACTCGATCTTTTAGATTATCTCGAACAACCCCAATGGAAGGAGAAAATCTCCCTTAATTTTTATATGGACGATGTGCTTTATGTGCGGCAATTAAACGCGGAAACGGAATTCTATCGGCAGCGATCGGGTATTATTGCCGAAGCAGTGGGAGATTTACGCAAAGTTGCCCACAAAACCACTAAAATTCTCGCCATGGGGGAAGATAAGCAATTTATCGCCGAGATTTGGCAGCATTTACAGCAACGCTATCAAAATCAAGATTTATACTTTACCCAATCGAGTCCGACTTTTTTTGAAGTTACCCACGTTGAGGCTACCAAGGGAAGCGCCACCCAATTTTTGGCCGAAGATATCCTAGGATTACAACCGCAAAACGTCATGGCGATCGGTGATAATTTTAATGATGTTTCTATGCTCACCTACGCGGGTGTCGGTGTCGCCATGGGTAATGCTCCCCAAGCTGTTAAGGATCAAGCTGATTGGGTTGCCCCCAGTGTAGACTTAAATGGGGTGGCCGCGGCCTTGGCAAAGTTTGTTTTAATTTGA
- a CDS encoding R3H domain-containing nucleic acid-binding protein, protein MLDPKKILEIKTANYRQNPLLLMPETLPSSRMPVTDDLNKLLAILPARIRGKIEEHPRQHQLIEVVMDLGRIPEARFPDGAIDLGDEPISKEEIQYSIARVGSFSGDNRAGIERTLHRISAIRNRDGEIIGLTCRIGRAVFGTITLINDLVETGKSLLLLGRPGVGKTTALREIARVLADDLNKRVVIIDTSNEIAGDGDIPHPAIGRARRMQVARPELQHQVMIEAVENHMPEVIVIDEIGTELEALAARTIAERGVQLVGTAHGNQLENLIKNPTLSDLVGGIQAVTLGDEEARRRGSQKTVLERKAPPTFDIAIEMLERQRWVIHEDVSTTIDQLLRGREAIAQIRWVDEEGKVQVAQEEPKPENLTPLRGNYLPEMDKPKGWRADGRMTPVARFPAGPLNRENDFDRLLEQSWLQEEPETEKVRVPGPNGEDWPVYVYPYGVSRAPIEQVVQALDLPIVLTKDLQGADAVLALRSHVKNQSKLRQIAKVRQIPIHGIKSNTLPQISRGLKRILGIDDPMNQEGADLRLFARSGSDDEIEALEEARLAVEQIVIPTGQPVELLPRSAKVRKMQHELVEHYRLQSDSFGEEPNRRIRIYPA, encoded by the coding sequence GTGTTAGACCCCAAGAAAATCTTGGAAATAAAAACGGCCAATTATCGCCAAAACCCTTTACTATTAATGCCAGAAACCCTACCCTCCTCTCGGATGCCAGTGACCGACGATTTAAACAAACTCTTGGCAATTCTACCCGCTCGGATTCGCGGCAAGATCGAGGAACACCCGCGGCAGCATCAACTGATCGAAGTAGTTATGGATTTGGGACGCATACCAGAAGCGCGTTTTCCCGATGGGGCGATCGATCTGGGGGACGAACCGATCTCAAAAGAAGAAATCCAGTATTCGATCGCCAGGGTGGGCAGTTTTAGCGGCGATAATCGCGCTGGGATTGAACGCACCCTGCACCGCATCAGTGCCATTCGCAATCGAGACGGCGAAATTATCGGTTTAACCTGTCGTATCGGTCGGGCCGTTTTCGGTACGATCACCCTAATTAACGACCTAGTGGAAACGGGTAAATCCCTACTGCTGCTCGGTCGTCCGGGGGTGGGGAAAACCACCGCTCTCCGGGAAATAGCCCGAGTTTTAGCCGACGATCTCAATAAACGGGTAGTGATTATCGACACCTCCAACGAAATCGCGGGGGATGGAGATATTCCCCATCCGGCTATCGGTCGCGCTCGTCGGATGCAGGTGGCCCGTCCGGAATTGCAGCATCAAGTCATGATCGAAGCGGTGGAAAACCATATGCCGGAGGTGATCGTGATTGATGAGATCGGTACGGAATTAGAAGCTCTGGCCGCTCGCACGATCGCCGAACGCGGGGTGCAGTTAGTGGGAACCGCCCACGGCAATCAACTGGAAAATTTAATTAAAAACCCGACTTTATCGGATTTAGTCGGGGGAATTCAGGCAGTAACTCTCGGGGACGAAGAAGCGCGCCGCCGGGGTTCTCAGAAGACCGTTTTAGAACGGAAAGCACCGCCCACCTTTGACATTGCCATCGAAATGTTGGAACGTCAGCGCTGGGTCATCCACGAGGACGTATCTACTACTATCGACCAACTGCTGCGGGGACGGGAAGCAATTGCCCAAATCCGTTGGGTGGACGAGGAGGGAAAAGTACAGGTCGCTCAGGAAGAACCAAAACCGGAAAACCTCACCCCTTTGCGCGGCAATTATCTGCCAGAAATGGATAAACCCAAGGGATGGCGGGCCGATGGCCGGATGACTCCCGTGGCCCGTTTCCCTGCGGGCCCTCTCAACCGGGAAAACGATTTTGATCGCCTCCTCGAACAATCCTGGCTGCAGGAAGAACCGGAAACGGAAAAAGTCCGCGTTCCCGGTCCCAATGGCGAAGATTGGCCGGTTTATGTCTATCCCTACGGAGTCAGTCGCGCCCCGATCGAACAGGTAGTACAGGCCCTAGATTTGCCGATCGTTTTGACCAAAGATTTACAGGGGGCCGATGCGGTGCTGGCCCTGCGTTCCCACGTTAAAAATCAGTCAAAATTGCGGCAAATTGCCAAAGTAAGACAAATCCCTATACACGGCATCAAATCCAATACCCTGCCCCAAATTTCTCGGGGTTTAAAGCGGATTTTGGGCATTGATGACCCGATGAATCAGGAGGGTGCCGACCTGCGTTTATTTGCCCGCAGCGGTAGTGATGACGAGATCGAAGCTTTGGAGGAGGCCCGGTTAGCGGTGGAACAAATCGTTATTCCTACCGGCCAACCGGTGGAGTTACTGCCGCGATCGGCGAAAGTGCGGAAAATGCAACACGAATTAGTGGAACATTACCGTCTCCAATCCGATAGCTTCGGAGAGGAACCGAATCGCCGTATTCGCATCTATCCAGCTTAG
- the ldpA gene encoding circadian clock protein LdpA has translation MLDKNSPPLQSLVAGHWFKLICGASYQDLPTIRNLALTYTIAGADCIDVAADRAVILAAKEGIETAAKIAGLAPNRRPWLMVSLNDGEDPHFRKAVFNPQLCPVDCPRPCEKICPAYAIDGGGVIEQRCYGCGRCLPVCPPQIIETKSRVCQPAEIIPLIIEMGVDAIEIHTQVGHGEEFARLWQAIAPLTKNLKILAISCQDHEYIIDYLHYLRETISPLSCPLIWQTDGRPMSGDIGKGTTHPAINMAKKVLSSNLAGFVQLAGGTNDHTVTKLQQLGLRKKIAGIASGSYARSLILPILEHLDQLNLENDPQAYQEALKAASMGVAQLKA, from the coding sequence GTGCTAGATAAAAACTCCCCTCCCTTACAGTCCTTAGTTGCGGGTCACTGGTTCAAGCTCATCTGTGGAGCTAGTTACCAGGATTTGCCCACGATTCGCAACCTCGCATTGACCTATACTATCGCCGGGGCCGATTGTATTGATGTGGCCGCCGACCGAGCCGTGATCCTTGCGGCCAAAGAAGGCATCGAAACCGCCGCCAAAATCGCCGGACTCGCTCCCAATCGACGACCTTGGTTGATGGTCAGTCTCAATGACGGGGAAGATCCCCACTTTCGGAAAGCTGTCTTTAACCCGCAACTCTGTCCGGTCGATTGTCCCCGTCCCTGCGAAAAAATCTGTCCCGCTTATGCTATTGATGGGGGGGGAGTGATTGAACAGCGCTGTTATGGTTGCGGTCGCTGCTTACCCGTTTGTCCCCCGCAAATAATTGAGACAAAATCCCGTGTCTGTCAACCCGCAGAAATTATCCCCTTAATTATCGAAATGGGAGTCGATGCGATCGAAATTCATACCCAAGTCGGTCACGGAGAGGAATTTGCTCGACTCTGGCAAGCGATCGCACCTCTAACTAAAAACTTAAAAATCTTGGCTATAAGTTGCCAAGATCATGAATATATCATTGATTACCTCCACTATCTGCGAGAAACTATTTCACCCCTAAGCTGTCCTCTGATTTGGCAGACTGACGGCCGACCGATGAGCGGCGATATCGGCAAAGGAACCACCCACCCGGCCATTAATATGGCCAAAAAAGTCCTTTCCAGCAATCTAGCCGGATTTGTGCAGTTAGCCGGGGGAACCAATGACCATACCGTGACCAAATTACAGCAACTGGGACTGAGAAAAAAAATCGCTGGTATTGCATCTGGAAGTTACGCCCGTTCATTGATTTTGCCAATTTTAGAGCATTTAGACCAGCTTAACCTTGAAAATGACCCCCAAGCCTACCAAGAAGCCCTTAAAGCCGCTTCTATGGGGGTTGCTCAATTAAAAGCCTAG
- a CDS encoding TlyA family RNA methyltransferase: MPKQRLDLLLVAKNLCDSRQQAQRLIRAGEVKVNHQIIDKPATEIDPEAAIEVKQKLPYLSRGGEKLAKALELFAIDVCDRICLDGGISTGGFTDCLLQKGAKRVYGVDVGYGQVAWSLRQHERVILLERTNFRYLTPEKLYGPEKPADLAVMDLSFISLTKVLPTLWTLLNPPREAILLVKPQFEVGREKVGKKGVVRDYQDQAVAIFQVLQAAAVLGWFYRGLTWSPITGPAGNVEYLLWLSTDTGQVSPSLAAIAEITQAAIEQF, from the coding sequence TTGCCGAAACAAAGATTAGATTTATTATTAGTAGCCAAAAATCTCTGTGATTCCCGTCAACAGGCACAGCGATTAATTCGCGCTGGAGAAGTGAAAGTCAATCATCAAATCATCGATAAACCGGCCACAGAAATCGATCCAGAAGCGGCGATCGAGGTTAAGCAGAAACTGCCCTATTTGTCAAGGGGGGGCGAAAAATTAGCCAAGGCCTTAGAATTATTTGCCATTGATGTCTGCGATCGCATTTGTTTAGATGGAGGCATTTCCACGGGGGGATTTACCGATTGTCTCTTGCAAAAAGGGGCAAAACGGGTTTATGGGGTTGATGTGGGTTATGGACAAGTAGCGTGGAGTTTACGGCAGCATGAACGGGTTATTTTACTAGAAAGAACTAATTTTCGCTATTTAACCCCGGAAAAGTTATACGGACCAGAAAAACCCGCCGATTTAGCGGTCATGGATCTGTCTTTTATTTCTCTGACCAAAGTTTTACCGACCCTGTGGACGCTATTAAATCCACCGCGAGAGGCGATTTTATTGGTCAAACCCCAATTTGAGGTGGGACGGGAAAAAGTCGGCAAAAAAGGGGTAGTTCGCGACTACCAAGACCAAGCAGTGGCAATTTTTCAGGTTTTACAGGCCGCCGCAGTCTTAGGATGGTTCTATCGGGGTTTAACTTGGTCTCCCATTACCGGACCTGCGGGTAACGTCGAGTATCTTCTCTGGTTGTCCACCGATACCGGCCAAGTTAGTCCCAGTTTAGCAGCGATCGCAGAAATCACCCAAGCAGCGATCGAACAGTTTTAA
- a CDS encoding cyclic nucleotide-binding domain-containing protein — translation MLSPVETIKILENHPDRTFQAGEVIFVDGTEGELMYGILRGEVEMYVKGQLIETLQKGDVFGAGALLHGDKLRESTAIAKTDCKLAYLNQPQFLFAVQETPMFAIEVLRSYSDRFRKLKKIFTGEA, via the coding sequence ATGTTAAGTCCCGTAGAAACGATTAAAATTCTCGAAAATCATCCCGATCGCACTTTTCAAGCTGGTGAAGTTATTTTTGTAGATGGCACGGAGGGCGAGTTGATGTACGGTATTCTTAGGGGAGAGGTGGAGATGTATGTCAAGGGGCAATTGATAGAAACTCTACAAAAAGGGGATGTATTCGGAGCAGGAGCGCTCCTGCATGGCGATAAACTGCGAGAATCCACAGCTATTGCCAAAACTGATTGTAAATTAGCCTATCTCAATCAACCGCAGTTTTTATTTGCCGTGCAGGAAACCCCCATGTTTGCGATCGAAGTGTTAAGAAGTTATTCCGATCGCTTTCGCAAGTTGAAAAAAATCTTCACCGGTGAAGCATAG
- the fmt gene encoding methionyl-tRNA formyltransferase, with translation MRIVFFGTPTFAVPTLKKLLANPDIEIIAVVTQPDKRRGRGNQLIPSPVKQIAIEQQIPVLQPKSVKKNARTLDFLRQSRADAFVVVAYGQILSPEILEMPRLGCINVHGSILPKYRGAAPVQWCIARGEKETGITTMLMDAGMDTGPMLLKAYTPIALFDNAEQVGATLGQMGADLLLETLSKLDRAEITPIPQNNDDATYAPLIQKSDYLIHWQDSGRRIHDRVRGFYPHALTTFRGQPLKVMATIPLEDPGQLPPELQTKDLSHLSGEVGSIVALWKNFGPVVQTGEGLLLLKEVQLSGKSPRSGGDLVNGSRLTIGEIFGQ, from the coding sequence ATGCGTATTGTTTTTTTCGGAACCCCGACTTTTGCTGTTCCCACCCTAAAAAAATTATTAGCCAATCCCGATATAGAAATAATTGCCGTCGTTACCCAACCGGACAAGCGCCGGGGAAGGGGCAATCAATTAATCCCCTCACCGGTGAAACAAATAGCCATAGAACAGCAAATACCGGTTTTGCAGCCCAAAAGTGTCAAAAAAAACGCTCGAACCTTAGATTTTCTCAGACAATCGCGAGCGGACGCTTTTGTAGTCGTTGCCTACGGACAAATTCTCTCCCCAGAAATCCTAGAGATGCCGAGATTAGGCTGTATTAACGTTCATGGCTCAATTTTGCCGAAATATCGGGGAGCGGCCCCCGTGCAGTGGTGCATCGCTAGGGGAGAAAAAGAAACCGGCATTACCACCATGTTAATGGATGCGGGCATGGACACCGGACCGATGTTACTGAAAGCCTACACCCCGATCGCTCTTTTTGACAATGCCGAACAGGTGGGAGCAACCCTAGGACAAATGGGGGCGGATTTGCTCCTAGAAACCCTCTCTAAGCTCGATCGAGCAGAAATTACCCCAATTCCTCAAAATAACGACGATGCCACCTATGCCCCTTTAATTCAAAAATCTGACTATCTAATCCACTGGCAAGATTCGGGCCGGAGAATTCATGATCGAGTCCGGGGTTTTTATCCTCATGCGCTGACCACTTTCCGGGGACAACCCCTAAAAGTGATGGCCACTATTCCCCTAGAGGATCCTGGTCAACTTCCTCCAGAATTACAGACAAAAGACCTTTCTCATCTAAGCGGAGAAGTGGGATCGATCGTGGCTCTCTGGAAAAATTTCGGGCCGGTAGTGCAGACGGGAGAGGGTTTATTATTATTAAAAGAAGTGCAATTATCGGGAAAATCACCGCGTTCTGGTGGGGATTTGGTCAATGGTTCCCGTTTAACTATCGGTGAGATTTTCGGTCAATAG
- the pgeF gene encoding peptidoglycan editing factor PgeF yields the protein MTNVAIDVRLTRTSLWQWQTWQGLPYLTCNLLEDWSHGFFTRHYYPQTPEAFTGALGANVPVYRVKQVHGDRLLNPQGITNPEIVEADGIITDASGQGIWVASADCTPVLIGDRSTGVGVAIHSGWRGTAKRIVPKAVKQLLKSGSCLDNLALALGPAIAGEVYQVDGEVAAEVGLSLFPQETNPDQILANLFNLSPSPLFADEKKGKVRLDVRRVIYHQLQQLGIRDEQIAIAPFCTYQQEDHFFSYRREKAKKIQWSGIVSR from the coding sequence GTGACCAATGTAGCGATCGATGTCCGATTAACCAGGACTTCTCTGTGGCAATGGCAAACATGGCAAGGATTGCCCTATCTTACCTGTAATCTCCTAGAGGACTGGTCCCACGGCTTTTTTACCCGTCATTATTACCCCCAAACCCCGGAAGCTTTTACGGGTGCTTTAGGGGCAAATGTACCAGTTTATCGGGTCAAACAGGTACATGGCGATCGCTTATTAAATCCCCAAGGGATTACTAACCCGGAAATTGTCGAAGCGGATGGAATTATCACCGATGCTTCCGGTCAAGGGATTTGGGTGGCCAGTGCTGATTGTACGCCCGTACTAATAGGCGATCGCTCTACGGGTGTTGGGGTGGCGATTCATTCTGGATGGAGAGGGACAGCCAAAAGGATAGTTCCCAAAGCAGTTAAGCAGTTATTAAAATCTGGTAGTTGTTTAGATAACTTAGCGCTGGCCCTGGGGCCGGCAATTGCCGGGGAAGTGTATCAAGTAGATGGAGAAGTTGCCGCAGAAGTGGGTTTAAGTTTATTTCCCCAAGAAACCAATCCTGACCAAATTCTGGCGAATTTATTTAACCTCTCCCCCTCCCCTTTATTTGCTGACGAGAAAAAAGGAAAAGTGCGCTTAGACGTGCGACGGGTGATTTATCATCAACTACAACAGTTAGGAATTAGGGATGAACAAATTGCGATCGCTCCTTTTTGCACCTATCAACAAGAAGATCATTTTTTCTCCTATCGTCGGGAAAAAGCCAAAAAAATCCAATGGTCCGGCATAGTTAGTCGTTAA
- a CDS encoding DUF1997 domain-containing protein: MEVTFTAAESLEIVVAEQTIPIQHYLRQPQRLVQAIVETSLTEQLSENQFRLKMRPLNFLDMYYFQPTVILNVWATSGGTIFLQSEDCQIKGIDYINDRFSLDVQGKLAPVEKNNQTYLAGKANLEVKVALPPPLWLTPRPLLEIAGNSLLKGVLLRIKQRLMSQLLQDYQQWAKQDIIGQNYPETILDLSLG, encoded by the coding sequence ATGGAAGTAACTTTTACCGCTGCCGAATCCCTAGAAATTGTTGTTGCTGAACAAACCATCCCGATTCAGCATTATCTGCGCCAACCGCAAAGATTAGTACAGGCTATCGTTGAGACTAGCTTAACAGAACAATTGTCTGAGAACCAGTTTCGCCTGAAAATGCGTCCCCTCAACTTCTTGGATATGTACTATTTTCAGCCCACGGTTATTCTCAATGTCTGGGCCACCTCTGGGGGGACGATATTTTTGCAATCAGAAGACTGTCAGATCAAAGGTATTGATTATATTAATGATCGCTTTAGTCTCGATGTTCAAGGCAAACTCGCTCCTGTGGAGAAAAATAATCAAACCTATCTAGCGGGAAAAGCCAATCTTGAGGTGAAAGTCGCCCTGCCACCGCCATTATGGTTAACCCCGCGTCCGCTGTTAGAAATCGCCGGCAATAGTCTCTTAAAAGGGGTTTTATTGCGGATTAAACAGCGTTTAATGAGTCAATTGTTGCAAGATTACCAACAATGGGCTAAACAGGACATTATTGGCCAAAATTACCCCGAAACCATTCTCGATCTCTCCCTTGGTTAA